In Synergistaceae bacterium, the following proteins share a genomic window:
- the dnaJ gene encoding molecular chaperone DnaJ, with the protein MEDLYKILEIDRNASQADIKKAYHKLVKQYHPDLHPGDKDVEDKFKKINAAYTVLSDPEKRARYDQFGTTNPNSNPFGGMGGFDFGDLFDMFGAGFGGFTSRQSYNPNAARRGNDIEMVVRVSLLEAFTGVTRNIDVMKSEPCQHCNGTGAKPGTKPETCPKCKGSGQVRQTQQSFFGQVMTVTTCPDCHGTGKIIRDKCDECSGTGRIRKKKTLEVKIPAGVERNMRLRIPDAGEAGFNGGPAGSLYLIIDVEVDKNFERDGADLHTSLVLTYPQAVLGTEAEIKTLDGTTAKISVPPGTTHGQILKLKGKGMPRVNAPLKTNGDLYAHVFIDVPTKLTDKQKELIKSLADEMKTPVGVGEQGFFDKFKNLFK; encoded by the coding sequence TTGGAAGACTTATATAAAATTTTAGAAATCGATCGCAATGCATCACAGGCTGATATTAAGAAGGCTTATCACAAATTAGTCAAGCAATATCATCCGGATTTACACCCAGGCGATAAAGATGTTGAAGACAAATTCAAGAAAATTAACGCCGCTTATACTGTTTTGAGCGATCCCGAAAAGCGCGCACGTTATGACCAGTTCGGGACGACTAATCCAAATTCTAACCCGTTTGGAGGTATGGGAGGCTTTGATTTCGGCGATTTGTTTGACATGTTCGGCGCAGGATTCGGCGGTTTTACGTCGAGACAGTCATATAACCCGAATGCAGCAAGACGCGGAAATGATATAGAAATGGTCGTTAGAGTGAGTCTCCTTGAGGCCTTCACGGGAGTTACACGCAATATCGACGTGATGAAGTCTGAACCCTGTCAGCACTGTAACGGAACAGGAGCCAAGCCCGGCACTAAACCGGAAACTTGCCCAAAATGTAAAGGAAGCGGCCAAGTCAGGCAGACACAGCAAAGTTTTTTCGGGCAGGTAATGACTGTTACAACGTGTCCGGATTGTCATGGAACAGGAAAAATTATCCGCGATAAGTGCGACGAATGCAGCGGAACAGGACGAATCCGCAAGAAAAAAACTCTTGAAGTTAAGATTCCCGCAGGCGTTGAACGCAATATGAGACTCAGAATCCCCGACGCTGGCGAGGCAGGTTTTAACGGGGGGCCGGCTGGAAGTCTGTATTTGATTATTGATGTAGAAGTCGATAAAAATTTTGAGCGCGATGGAGCAGATTTACATACAAGTTTAGTGCTGACTTATCCGCAGGCGGTCTTAGGCACTGAAGCAGAAATAAAGACTCTTGACGGGACAACAGCAAAAATTTCTGTTCCTCCGGGGACGACTCACGGGCAAATTCTCAAGCTCAAGGGCAAGGGTATGCCGAGAGTCAATGCACCCTTGAAGACAAACGGAGATTTATACGCACATGTATTTATTGACGTTCCTACAAAGTTGACGGACAAGCAGAAAGAATTAATAAAATCTCTTGCTGACGAAATGAAGACTCCAGTTGGAGTTGGTGAGCAGGGATTCTTTGACAAATTCAAAAATTTATTCAAATAA
- a CDS encoding slipin family protein — MVIDISDLSSIISGIGSAFVVIFILLIVLSMAVRVVPEYRRIVLFRLGRLVGSRGPGIVFIMPFLDKAVSVDLRILTLDVPVQEVITKDNVAIKVNAVVYFRVLDPAKSVVEVENYIVATSQLAQTTLRSVVGSVELDEVLSSREKINQELQKIIDERTDPWGIKVSAVEVKELELPEGMKRAMARQAEAERERRAKIIAAEGELQAAEKLSQAAHQMESSPITLQLRYLQTIREISGERNTTTFFPIPVDLLKPFVDKLTSLNKSGE; from the coding sequence ATGGTGATTGATATTAGTGATTTAAGCTCGATAATTTCAGGAATCGGAAGCGCATTTGTTGTAATATTTATATTGTTGATTGTGCTTTCTATGGCTGTGCGTGTGGTGCCTGAATACCGCCGTATAGTTTTATTCAGACTTGGCCGTCTCGTTGGCAGCAGAGGCCCCGGAATAGTTTTCATTATGCCGTTTCTCGATAAGGCAGTAAGCGTTGATTTGCGAATATTGACTCTTGATGTACCAGTTCAGGAAGTAATCACAAAGGATAATGTAGCAATCAAAGTTAATGCAGTTGTATATTTCAGAGTGCTTGACCCCGCAAAATCAGTCGTCGAGGTAGAAAATTATATTGTCGCAACAAGTCAATTAGCGCAGACAACTTTAAGATCTGTAGTAGGTTCTGTAGAGCTTGACGAGGTTTTATCATCGCGCGAAAAAATTAATCAGGAACTGCAGAAAATTATCGATGAACGCACAGACCCATGGGGAATTAAAGTAAGTGCCGTAGAAGTCAAAGAGTTAGAGTTACCTGAAGGAATGAAACGCGCAATGGCACGCCAGGCCGAAGCAGAACGTGAACGCCGCGCAAAAATTATCGCAGCAGAAGGAGAATTACAGGCAGCAGAAAAACTTTCTCAGGCAGCTCATCAAATGGAGTCATCCCCGATTACTTTGCAGTTAAGATATTTGCAGACGATTCGCGAAATTTCAGGAGAACGCAACACAACTACATTTTTCCCGATTCCTGTAGATTTGCTGAAGCCATTTGTTGACAAATTAACGAGTCTTAACAAGTCAGGAGAATAA